A genomic segment from Sulfitobacter mediterraneus encodes:
- the tuf gene encoding elongation factor Tu — MAKEKFERNKPHVNIGTIGHVDHGKTTLTAAITKYFGDFKAYDQIDGAPEEKARGITISTAHVEYETEARHYAHVDCPGHADYVKNMITGAAQMDGAILVVNAADGPMPQTREHILLGRQVGIPYMVVFMNKVDQVDDEELLELVEMEIRELLSSYEYPGDDIPIIAGSALAAMEGNKPEIGEEKIKELMAAVDEYIPTPARAVDQPFLMPVEDVFSISGRGTVVTGRVERGVINVGDEIEIVGIRDTKKTTCTGVEMFRKLLDSGEAGDNIGALLRGVDRDGVERGQVLCKPGSVTPHTKFEAEAYILTKEEGGRHTPFFANYRPQFYFRTTDVTGTVQLPEGTEMVMPGDNLKFDVELIAPIAMEQGLRFAIREGGRTVGAGVVSKITE, encoded by the coding sequence ATGGCAAAGGAAAAGTTTGAACGTAATAAGCCGCACGTCAACATTGGCACGATTGGCCACGTTGACCACGGTAAAACGACGCTGACAGCGGCGATCACCAAGTATTTTGGTGACTTCAAGGCGTATGATCAGATTGACGGCGCGCCCGAAGAGAAGGCCCGCGGGATCACGATCTCGACCGCACACGTTGAGTATGAAACCGAAGCGCGTCACTACGCGCACGTCGACTGCCCCGGCCACGCTGACTACGTCAAGAACATGATCACCGGTGCGGCGCAGATGGACGGCGCGATCCTGGTTGTGAACGCCGCTGATGGCCCGATGCCACAGACGCGTGAGCACATCCTGCTGGGCCGCCAGGTTGGCATCCCTTACATGGTTGTCTTCATGAACAAGGTTGACCAGGTCGACGACGAAGAGCTGCTGGAACTGGTGGAAATGGAAATCCGCGAGCTGCTGTCCTCTTACGAGTACCCAGGCGACGATATTCCGATCATTGCGGGCTCCGCTCTGGCGGCGATGGAAGGCAACAAGCCAGAAATCGGCGAAGAGAAAATCAAAGAACTGATGGCGGCTGTGGACGAGTACATCCCGACACCTGCACGTGCGGTTGACCAGCCGTTCCTGATGCCTGTGGAAGACGTGTTCTCGATTTCCGGCCGTGGTACAGTTGTGACCGGCCGTGTTGAGCGCGGTGTGATCAACGTGGGCGACGAGATCGAAATCGTTGGTATCCGCGACACCAAGAAAACCACCTGCACAGGCGTTGAAATGTTCCGCAAGCTGCTGGACAGCGGCGAAGCGGGCGACAACATCGGCGCATTGCTGCGCGGTGTGGACCGTGACGGTGTTGAGCGTGGCCAGGTTCTGTGTAAGCCCGGTTCCGTGACCCCGCACACCAAGTTCGAAGCCGAAGCCTATATCCTGACCAAGGAAGAAGGTGGCCGTCACACGCCATTCTTTGCGAACTACCGTCCACAGTTCTACTTCCGGACCACAGATGTGACCGGCACTGTTCAGCTGCCTGAGGGTACTGAAATGGTTATGCCAGGCGACAACCTGAAGTTCGACGTTGAGCTGATCGCGCCTATCGCGATGGAGCAGGGTCTGCGCTTCGCGATCCGCGAAGGTGGCCGTACGGTCGGCGCGGGCGTTGTGTCCAAGATCACTGAGTAA
- the rplB gene encoding 50S ribosomal protein L2, producing MALKSYKPTTPGQRGLVLIDRSELWKGRPVKALTEGLTKHGGRNNTGRITMRRKGGGAKRLYRIVDFKRNKMDMSAVVARIEYDPNRTAFIALIQYEDGEQAYILAPQRLAVGDKVIASAKADIKPGNAMPFSGMPIGTIVHNIEMKPGKGGQIARAAGTYAQFVGRDGGYAQIRLSSGELRLVRQECMATVGAVSNPDNSNQNYGKAGRMRHKGIRPSVRGVVMNPIDHPHGGGEGRTSGGRHPVTPWGKPTKGAKTRNKNKASSRLIVRSRHAKKKGR from the coding sequence ATGGCACTCAAGTCGTACAAACCGACGACGCCGGGCCAGCGTGGGCTGGTACTGATCGACCGTTCGGAGCTTTGGAAAGGTCGCCCTGTTAAGGCCCTCACGGAAGGTCTTACAAAACACGGCGGACGGAACAACACCGGACGGATCACAATGCGTCGCAAAGGTGGGGGTGCAAAGCGCCTTTACCGTATCGTTGATTTCAAGCGCAACAAGATGGACATGTCCGCTGTTGTGGCTCGGATCGAATATGACCCGAACCGGACCGCGTTTATCGCCCTGATTCAATATGAAGATGGCGAGCAGGCCTATATCCTCGCACCGCAGCGTTTGGCTGTGGGTGACAAGGTCATCGCCTCCGCCAAAGCCGACATCAAGCCAGGCAATGCAATGCCTTTCTCTGGCATGCCAATCGGTACAATCGTGCACAACATCGAGATGAAGCCCGGTAAGGGTGGTCAGATCGCCCGTGCCGCCGGTACATACGCCCAGTTCGTGGGCCGTGACGGTGGCTACGCTCAGATCCGTTTGAGCTCCGGCGAACTGCGTCTCGTGCGTCAGGAATGCATGGCCACCGTTGGTGCCGTGTCCAACCCTGACAACTCCAACCAGAACTACGGTAAAGCGGGCCGCATGCGTCACAAGGGCATCCGTCCTTCGGTACGTGGTGTCGTGATGAACCCGATCGATCACCCGCACGGTGGTGGTGAAGGCCGTACATCCGGTGGTCGTCACCCAGTGACACCTTGGGGTAAGCCGACAAAGGGTGCAAAGACCCGCAACAAGAACAAAGCGTCCAGCCGTCTTATCGTACGGTCCCGGCACGCCAAGAAGAAGGGGCGTTAA
- the rplC gene encoding 50S ribosomal protein L3, which translates to MLRSGVIAKKMGMTRLFMEDGKQIPVTVLQLDNLQVVAQRTIEKDGYVAVQLGAGTAKAKRTSKAMRGHFAAAKVEPKRKVAEFRVDPDAMLPVGEEIIADHYFAGQYVDVAGTSIGKGFAGAMKRHNFGGLRATHGVSISHRSHGSTGQCQDPGKVFKGKKMAGHMGAARVTTQNLEVVKTDTARGLIMVKGAVPGSKGGWVTIKDAVKKPFPENAIVPAALASAAKEAAKAAEEAAAAAEAEAEAAAAEAAAAEQAAMEAAEAPAGDDADKKEGDA; encoded by the coding sequence ATGTTGCGCTCAGGCGTTATTGCAAAAAAGATGGGCATGACCCGTCTGTTCATGGAAGATGGCAAGCAGATCCCTGTAACCGTTCTTCAGCTCGATAACCTGCAGGTTGTTGCACAGCGTACCATCGAGAAGGACGGCTATGTTGCTGTTCAGCTGGGTGCCGGTACAGCCAAAGCCAAGCGGACGTCCAAGGCGATGCGCGGCCACTTTGCAGCAGCAAAGGTTGAACCAAAGCGTAAGGTTGCTGAATTCCGCGTTGACCCGGATGCGATGCTGCCGGTTGGCGAAGAGATCATCGCGGATCACTACTTCGCAGGTCAGTATGTTGACGTTGCGGGCACATCCATCGGTAAAGGTTTTGCCGGTGCGATGAAGCGCCACAACTTTGGCGGTCTGCGTGCGACACACGGTGTTTCGATCTCTCACCGTTCGCACGGTTCCACCGGTCAGTGTCAGGATCCCGGTAAGGTTTTCAAAGGCAAGAAAATGGCCGGTCACATGGGCGCCGCCCGCGTGACAACCCAGAACCTTGAAGTTGTGAAAACCGACACAGCCCGTGGCCTGATCATGGTCAAAGGTGCGGTTCCAGGCTCCAAAGGTGGTTGGGTGACAATCAAGGACGCGGTGAAAAAGCCGTTCCCTGAGAACGCGATTGTACCAGCCGCGCTGGCATCCGCTGCCAAAGAAGCTGCGAAAGCCGCTGAAGAAGCAGCCGCCGCCGCAGAGGCCGAAGCAGAAGCAGCAGCAGCCGAGGCCGCAGCAGCAGAGCAGGCCGCGATGGAAGCCGCAGAAGCACCAGCCGGTGACGATGCAGACAAGAAAGAAGGTGACGCATGA
- a CDS encoding 50S ribosomal protein L23, which translates to MSAKHNHYDVIRKPIITEKATMASEANAVVFEVAMDSNKPMIKEAVEALFGVKVKAVNTTITKGKVKRFRGQIGKRKDVKKAYVTLEEGNTIDVSTGL; encoded by the coding sequence ATGAGCGCCAAGCACAACCACTACGACGTGATCCGCAAGCCGATCATCACCGAGAAAGCAACCATGGCGTCCGAAGCGAACGCCGTTGTTTTCGAAGTGGCGATGGACAGCAACAAGCCGATGATCAAAGAGGCCGTTGAGGCGCTCTTTGGTGTCAAGGTGAAGGCCGTGAACACGACCATCACCAAAGGCAAGGTCAAACGTTTCCGCGGCCAGATTGGTAAGCGTAAAGACGTGAAAAAGGCCTATGTGACGCTGGAAGAAGGCAACACGATTGACGTGAGCACCGGTCTGTAA
- the rpsJ gene encoding 30S ribosomal protein S10, translating into MAAQSQNIRIRLKAFDYRVLDASTQEIVNTAKRTGASVRGPIPLPNKIEKFTVLRGPHVDKKSRDQFEIRTHKRMLDIVDPTPQTVDALMKLDLAAGVDVEIKLQS; encoded by the coding sequence ATGGCCGCTCAAAGCCAAAACATCCGCATCCGCCTGAAGGCGTTTGATTATCGGGTGCTTGATGCCTCCACCCAGGAAATCGTCAACACCGCAAAGCGCACAGGCGCTTCTGTTCGTGGCCCCATTCCGCTGCCGAACAAGATCGAAAAATTCACCGTTCTGCGTGGCCCACACGTGGACAAGAAATCCCGTGACCAGTTCGAGATCCGCACGCACAAGCGTATGCTGGATATCGTTGATCCGACCCCCCAGACCGTGGACGCGCTGATGAAGCTCGACCTCGCCGCTGGTGTGGACGTCGAGATCAAGCTGCAGTCATAA
- the rplD gene encoding 50S ribosomal protein L4 has product MKLDVIKLDGGKAGSVDLDEALFGLEPRADILHRVVRWQRNNAQAGTHKVKTRSETSYSTKKIYRQKGTGGARHGDRNAPIFRKGGIYKGPTPRSHGHELTKKFRKLGLRHALSAKAKAGELVIIDEAASEGKTAALAKQISSLGWKRALVIDGASVNENFAQAARNIEGLDILPTMGANVYDILKRDTLVITKAGIEALEARLK; this is encoded by the coding sequence ATGAAACTCGATGTCATCAAACTCGACGGCGGCAAAGCCGGTTCGGTAGACCTGGACGAGGCCCTGTTCGGTCTTGAACCACGCGCCGACATCCTGCACCGTGTTGTGCGCTGGCAGCGTAACAATGCGCAGGCGGGCACGCACAAGGTAAAGACCCGGTCCGAGACCTCCTATTCGACCAAGAAGATCTATCGCCAAAAAGGCACCGGCGGCGCACGCCACGGTGACCGCAACGCGCCGATCTTCCGTAAAGGTGGTATCTACAAGGGTCCAACCCCGCGCAGCCACGGCCACGAGCTGACCAAGAAGTTCCGCAAGCTGGGCCTGCGCCATGCGCTGTCCGCCAAAGCCAAAGCGGGCGAGCTGGTCATCATCGACGAAGCCGCATCCGAAGGCAAAACTGCCGCACTGGCCAAGCAGATCTCCAGCCTCGGCTGGAAGCGTGCATTGGTCATCGACGGTGCATCCGTGAACGAAAACTTCGCTCAGGCTGCCCGCAACATTGAAGGTCTGGATATCCTGCCGACAATGGGTGCAAACGTATATGATATCCTGAAGCGTGACACTCTGGTGATCACCAAAGCGGGTATCGAAGCACTGGAGGCCCGTTTGAAATGA
- a CDS encoding alpha/beta hydrolase, with the protein MPKPVHQEWLKEGVKAWNKRRKRIDFSPNLSGVNFFNNLPPDFRESPKTSRTFERINLSGADLRGSDLSHLNFQGADFTGADLREADLSLSNFDNAKFKDADLSFAACENSTFAGAVFERTIANGFEFEQSEVASAKFIGLDLRPEQIGSLERQGAQVFASRQDYQASVSGPRIGFRLSTGIDSTSTDDNRRTSKNRYDVFFGTNREPIIERGALSGFKATEAEKLSFGLCEVTVPEGHRVGSLGSPLWKRLVNMKDDRLRLDSIISLDEELFFQHIIASTKKMKNQERATIFIHGFNNSFEDAVMRAAQIGYDLGIGQGVGLFSWPSKGRKLSYSADERAAEASKYSLADFVEKFLNKSAVSGVNIIAHSMGCRCLLGAMEVLSRRENEVLEKVNQVILAAADVDTGIMPKLAQASTKYSTRTTSYVSGHDKALKLSGWLHEFPRVGFIPPTFVMSGMDTVLVNNDDLGTLAHGYIGSSRTVLSDIFALLARNDEPSERFTLEDTRLGYWRIKT; encoded by the coding sequence ATGCCAAAACCAGTACATCAGGAATGGCTGAAAGAAGGAGTCAAGGCTTGGAATAAGCGTCGAAAGCGCATCGACTTCTCGCCAAACCTATCGGGTGTTAACTTTTTCAATAATCTTCCACCTGATTTTAGAGAGTCCCCAAAAACCTCCAGAACATTTGAGAGGATTAATCTATCTGGGGCCGACTTGCGAGGTTCCGACCTTTCCCATCTAAATTTTCAAGGAGCTGATTTTACTGGTGCTGATCTCCGCGAAGCTGATTTGTCTTTGTCCAATTTCGATAACGCGAAGTTCAAGGATGCCGACCTGTCTTTTGCAGCCTGCGAAAACTCGACCTTCGCAGGCGCAGTTTTTGAACGGACCATTGCAAATGGTTTTGAATTTGAACAGTCGGAAGTAGCTAGCGCCAAATTTATTGGGTTAGATTTACGCCCGGAGCAAATAGGTAGCCTAGAAAGGCAAGGGGCGCAGGTGTTTGCCAGCAGGCAAGACTATCAGGCAAGTGTCTCAGGGCCGCGAATTGGGTTTCGCTTGAGTACGGGCATTGATTCTACCTCAACTGATGACAACCGCCGAACTTCCAAAAATAGATATGATGTCTTTTTTGGGACAAATCGTGAGCCCATAATTGAACGAGGAGCTCTCAGCGGTTTCAAAGCGACAGAAGCGGAAAAATTGAGTTTTGGCCTGTGCGAAGTTACTGTTCCAGAAGGCCATAGAGTAGGTTCGCTTGGCTCTCCATTGTGGAAGCGCCTAGTGAATATGAAAGACGACCGACTGCGTTTGGATTCCATCATTTCGTTGGATGAAGAGCTCTTCTTTCAACATATAATTGCGTCCACTAAGAAAATGAAAAATCAGGAAAGAGCCACAATTTTCATTCATGGGTTCAATAATTCGTTTGAAGACGCGGTAATGCGGGCGGCCCAGATTGGGTATGATCTCGGAATCGGACAAGGAGTGGGGCTTTTCAGTTGGCCTTCGAAGGGACGGAAGCTGTCGTATAGCGCAGACGAACGTGCTGCTGAGGCCAGCAAATACTCTCTCGCTGACTTCGTTGAGAAGTTTCTAAACAAGTCAGCAGTATCAGGCGTGAATATTATTGCGCACAGTATGGGGTGCCGTTGCCTTCTAGGTGCTATGGAGGTTCTGTCTCGGCGCGAGAATGAAGTCTTAGAGAAGGTGAATCAGGTCATCCTCGCTGCTGCGGACGTCGATACTGGCATAATGCCAAAGTTGGCTCAGGCATCGACCAAATATTCTACTAGAACGACTTCTTACGTATCAGGTCATGACAAGGCGCTGAAACTATCTGGATGGCTGCATGAGTTTCCCAGAGTTGGGTTCATTCCTCCAACTTTCGTAATGAGCGGGATGGATACTGTATTGGTGAACAATGATGATCTCGGGACTCTGGCGCATGGATATATCGGGAGTAGCCGGACAGTGCTATCCGATATATTCGCGCTTCTTGCGAGAAATGATGAACCTAGTGAGCGCTTCACTTTGGAAGACACCAGGCTTGGGTATTGGCGGATAAAGACATGA